The DNA window GGCCTTGCCCGCTTCCACGCGCTGGCGGTTGATGCCCTCCACCGCGTCCTGCATCTCCAGCGCCGCGCGCAATGCCCGCGCCGCGTCATCCGGATGGGAGAGCGGCGGGCCCCACACCGCCATCACGCAGTCGCCGATGAACTTGTCCAGGTTCCCCTCGTAGCGGAACACCACGTCCGCCATCGACGAGAAGAACATGTTCAGCATGGAGACGACTTCCTGGGGCGACTCGTTCTCGGAGATGGTGGTGAAGCCCCGGATGTCCGCGAACAGGCAGCTGACTTCCGCCAGCCGGCTCTGCCGCAGGTCTTCCGTCTCGCCGGAGATCACCGCGTCCGCCACCGCCTTCGACAGGAAGCGGCTGAGCTCCGCGCGCGTGACGGCCTCCGCGCGGATCTGCTCACCCAGCGCGGCGTTCTCCAGCGCGATGCTCGCCTGCGAGGCGATGCCGGAGAGGATGTTCAGGTCCTTCTCCGAGAACGCGTTGATCTGCTGGCGGCTGTCCAGGAACAGCACCGCCTGGATCTTCGAGTTCACCATCAGCGGCACGGCCATGGCCGAACGGATGCCCTGCGCGACGATGCTCTCCGCCGCGGAGAAGCGCTCGTCGATGATGGCGTCCGCCGTCAGCACCGCCTTGCCCGTCTCCACCACCCGCTTGAGCACGGTGTCGGAGAGCATCACGTTGACCGGCTTGCCCGTGCGGTGGTGCACCGCCGCCGGGATGAACTCCCCATCCCCCGCGACCTTCAGGATGACGCCGTGGTCCGCGGCCAGGAGCTGGAAGGCGACTTTCAGAATCTGCTCGAACAGGCCCGTCTGGCTGCCCTGCAAGCCCACCTGCCGGTGGAACTCGTGCGCGATGCGCAGCTTCTCGTAGTCGCGGCGCAGCGCCTCCACGTCGGTCATCTGCTCGACGGGGCGGAAGTTCTGCGGCACCTGGTCCATCTGCGCCAGGAAGGCGGGCATGGACACCGACTGCGCCACCACCGTCACCCCGGGCGCGGTGGGTGCGTTGGGGTTCGCCGCGGGCTCACCGCTGTGGAAGATGAGGCGCGAGGCCCCCAGGGCAATCTCGTCCCCGTCCCGCAGCCGCAGCTCCTTCACCCGCTTGCCGTTGACGAACGTCCCGTTGGAGGACCCCAGGTCCTTGAGGACGAAGTCCTTGCCTACCCGCTCGATGGTCGCGTGCTCCTTGGAGACCTCCCGGTCGACCAGGCGCAGCGTGTTGGACGGATGCCGGCCGAGCGACGTCAGCGGCCCCAGGGGAAACTCCCCGAGGGTGCCGTCCGCGAAGCGCCCGGTCAGTCGGGGGCCTCGAAGCTGCCCGGATTTCGGGGCGAATGGGGCGGGAACCTGGCTCACGCGCGAATCCTCACCGGCCCGGACACTACCAGAGCCTTTCGTGCGCGGGGAACGTCTGGCACACCCCCCAGGCCTGCCGCCCCCCGGAGGGCTGCACGGCTGGTCAGGGTCCCGTACCTGGGACGGCGCGTCACCTGGGGCCTACCACCCCGCTTCTCACTGGGGGCCTACACTGGTAAGGGGGGCCCGTGCGAATCAAACAGAAGCCCGAAGACTTCAGCGTCAAGGAATCCTACCGGTTCGATGAAGTCTCCGGGGGGCGCTTCCGCGTCTACCTCATGGACAAGCAGAAGCTGTCCACGTTCGACGCGGTGACCCGCCTGCGCGACGCCTTTGGCCTGCGGCCGGGCGCCATCAGCTACTGCGGCCTGAAGGACAAGCAGGGCCGCACCGAGCAGCTCATCGCCGTGGACGGCGCCGACGTGGACATGCAGGAGCCCGACCTGCGCCTGAAGTACCTGGGCCGGACGAACAAGGCCCTGTCCTCGGCCAACATCACGTCCAACCGCTTCTCCGTGACGGTCCGGTCCCTGGGCCCGGAGTCCCTGGGCCCCCTCAACGTGGCCGCCGCCGAGGTCAACCGCCTGGGCGTGGTCAACTACTTCGACAGCCAGCGCTTCGGCTCGCTCAAGCACGGCCAGGGCTTCATCGCCAAGGACCTCATCCGGGGCGACTTCGAGGCCGCGCTGCACAACTTCCTGGCCAAGCCGTCGGACCTGGACCGCTCCGAGGACGCCAAGGTGAAGGCCTTCTGGCGCGACAACTGGGGCAAGTGGGACTCGCGCGTCCCCTTCGAGGGCACCAAGAAGTACCACCGCGTCCTGCGCTCGCTGCGCGAGGAGCCCAAGGACTTCACCCGCGCCTTCCTGCAGATCGACGCGGACTACCGCGCCATGCAGTTGTTCACGTACCAGAGCTACCTCTGGAACGAGGGCGTCCGGCGCTACCTCCAAATCCTCCTGCCGCGCGAGTCGCTGTTCCCCATGCGCTATCAGGCCGGCACGCTGCTGTTCCACCGCGACGCGGACCCGGAGACGCTGCGCGTGCTGCGCGACGCCACCTTCCCCCTGCTCGCGCCGGACAGCCACTTCACCGACCCGAAGGTGGAGGAGGCCGTGCGCTGGGTGCTGGGCCGCGAGAAGCTCCAGCTCTCCGACCTGACCATCCCCGGAGCGGAGCGCATGCTCTTCTTCAAGCACGAGGAGCGGCCCGTCCTCTCCTTCCCGCACAAGCTGGTCATCGGCCGCGCGCAGCCCGACGAGCTCAACCGGGGCCACATCAAGTCCAACGTCGCCTTCACCCTGCCGCCGGGCGCGTACGCCACCCTGGTCGTCAAGCGGCTGTTCCACTTCGAGTACGCCGAGGACACCCCCGAGGAGATTCGCGCCTCGCAGCGGCCCAAGCTCGTGGAGCTGGAGCAGGCCGAGGCGGCCCCGTCGAGCCGCCGCGGTCCCCCGGTCCGCGAGAGCCGGACCAGCACGCGCGACAGCCGCGCCCCCCAGCGTGAAGGCCGTGCGCCCCAGCGTGAAGGCCGCGCGCCCCCGCGCGAAACCCGTGGCAGCGCGCGCGATGGCGCCGAGCGGGCTCCGGCCTCCAAGACCTCCACCCGGGCCACCGCCTCCAAGGCTCCCGCCAAGGTCGCCCTCAAGGTGGAGGTGCAGGTGGAGGAGAAGGCCCCCGCCGTCCCGCTGGGATTCCGTGAAAAGCAGCGTCAGCGCAAGGCCGCCCGCGAGGTCGCCCGGGCCGAGACGGCCGCCAAGCGCCCGAAATCACGAAAGAAATAAATTCGCGGTGAGCGAAAATCCTTTGGACGCAATGGAGGGGAGACCGCGTCGTAGACGAGGACGTGAACGCTCTCGCCCTCGACGACGTGCCCGGGAAGCTCGCCCATGCCATCGGGATGCTGATGGCAGATGACGCCGTCCAGCTCCCCTGGAAGGCCGACGTCCAGGCGGCCCGCCGGGGTGACCCTTCAGCCTTCGAGACCCTGGTGCGCAGCGTGCAGCGCCAGGTGTACGGCCTCGCGCTCCGCCTGCTCCAGAGCGAGGCCGAGGCCGCCGAGGTCTCTCAGGAGGCCTTGCTGCGCGCGTACCAGAACCTCCACCGGTACGACGACTCGCGCCCCTTCGACTTGTGGGTGTTGGCCATCACCCGCAACCTCTGCCTGGACCTGCTCCGGCGCCGCACCAAGGTGCGCACCGAGGAGCTGGAGCCCATGAAGGAGGTCCTCCCCAGCGGCGAGGCGTCGCAGGAGGAAGGCGCCATCGCCCGCGAGGAGCGCCAGTCGCTCGAGGACGCCATGGCCACGCTCTCCGTCGACGACCGTGAAGTCCTCGCGCTCTACTACGTCCAGAAGCGTACGACGAAGGAGATCGCGCAGATCCTCGGCTGTGCTCCTGGCACCATCATGGCCCGGCTCTTCAGGGCGCGGGAGAAGCTGCGAAAGAAGATGACCACGACAGAGGAGGCCTCCCGATGAGCGTGCAACCCTGCCCCGACCTCGAGGTCCTCTTCGCCGAGCTGGAAGAAGGCGAAGGCTCCGCACTGGACCACGCCGCTGACTGCTCCGCCTGCTCCGCCGTCCTCGAAGAGCACCGGCTGATGGAGCAGGACCTGTACCGGCTGGCGGATCCGCTCCCGCCGCCCACCCTGGTGGCGAGCGTCATGGCGCGCGTCGCCACGGAGCCCGTACCTCAACGTCGCGAGGTCTGGTCCGGGCTCACCATCCTGATGTCCTCGCTGATTGGAGGTCTGGGCATCCTGGTGATGAGCGACCAGGCCCTCGGTCGGTTGGGAACCGGTGTCGCAAGCCTCCTGGTGGAGGGGCGGTTGTTCGTCGAGGGCGTGCTGAGTGGCGCCCGCGCGCTGTGGTCCACCGAGGGATTGGCCGTGGCGGCCGTCCTCGCCTTCCTCCTCCTGACGTCCCTGGCAGGTCTCAAGCGTCTCGCAGGCAGCGCCCCCACCCCCTCCGAAGCCTGAGCAACCCATGAAGATCTCCCCTCGCTTCCTCATCCCCGCGTTGCTCATGGGCGCCCCCCTCTCGCTCGCCGAGCCCGCCCAGGCCCCCCAGTCCCAGACGGCCCCCGCCGCGAAGAGCATCGACGTCAGCTTCCGCGGCAGCCTGCGCGACGCGCTCAAGACCATCGCCAACAAGGGCGGACTGAACCTCGTCGTCACCGGCGACCTGGATGTCCCCGCGGAAGTGCACCTGCGCGGTGTCACCGCCGAGCAGGCCCTGCGCACCGTGGCCCGCGCCTACTCGCTGCGCCTGGAGAACGACGGAGCCATCACCACCCTCCGGCCGATGACGCCTCACGAGAAGGAGGCCCAGGCGCAGGAGCTGTCCGCCCCGACGAGCCCCGCCGCCACGCCCGCGGCTCCCGCCTCGCCGGCCCCGCCCGCGCCTCCCGAGCCGCCCAAGTCCGCCAGCGAGACGGGCGAGGACGTGGATGCCCTGGTCAACGACGCGCTCAACGGCGTGGACCTGGAGTCGATGCACGAGGTGCGCGAGCAGATCCGCGAGAAGCTCAACCAGACGCGGGATGAGATCAAGCGCTCGCGCCGCTCCGGTGGGCGCAACGTGGTGGCGCGCGGCCAGTCGCTCGAGGTGAAGGAGGACCAGTTCGTCCAGAGCGCCGTGGTGTACGGCGGCAACCTGGTGGTGAAGGGCAGCGTGGAGAACGACGCGGTGGCCTTCGGCGGCAACCTCATCATCCACGGCCACGTGTCCGGCGACGCGCACGCCTTCGGCGGCAACGTCATCCTCAAGAACGGCGCCAGCGTGGAAGGCGACGTGTCGTCCTTCGGCGGCAACGTCGAGCGCGAGGACGAGACCCACGTCGAGGGCAGCATCAACACGTTTGGCGGCGCGAACATCGGCCGCATCGTCGCGGGTGAGCTCAAGGAGAGCCTCAAGGAGGGCTTGAAGGAGTCGCGCAATCCCCGCGTCGAGCGCGACCACTCCTCGGACGACGACGACAACGACAGCGGCGGGGGCCTGGCGTCCCTCATCCTCACCTTCGCGGTGCTCTTCGGCCTGGGCTTCCTGGGGCAGATGTTCGTCCCCAACCGGATGAAGCTCCTGGGCGATGAGATTCGCGCCCGGCCCCTGCAGAGCGGGCTCACCGGCCTGTTCGGAATGCTGGCGATGATTCCCCTGACGGTGGTGCTGTGCGTCACCATCATCGGAATCCCCGCGGCTGTCCTGCTGTGGATGGCCGCCCCCCTGGCCGTGGCCCTGGGCTTCGCGGCGGTGGCGAGCGAGGTGGGTGCCCGCATCCCGGTGATGCGCGGTCGGAAGACGCAGGCCATCGTGCTGGCGCTCGGTCTGCTGGTCACGCTGGTGGTGGGCAGCATGCCGGTCATCGGCATCATCATCTCCGCGCTCGTGGCCCTGGTCGGACTGGGCGCCGTCATCCGCACCCGCTTCGGTTACCGGCCGCGCGGCACGGGCATCCCGGAGCCCATCCACCCGCACACCGAGCAGCCCATCTGACGCGAGCCGCACCGGATTCACGGGATTGACTGGCGCATCAAGGGAGTCCGAGGGTCCGCCCTCTCCAGTGAGAAGCAGACACATCGGGGACTGTCACGAAGCCCTTACGGCGCGTGGCGGTCCCCGATGACGTTGAGCGGCGCTCTTAGAGAAGTTCCAGTGCGCCATCACTGGCACTGTCGGATGGCACGCATGACCGGGGTGCGTCATGCGCCGACAGGCTTTGACCACTCGGTCCGGGTACGCCATTTTGCGCGCACCCATGCGACGCCTCCCAGATGCCTCGTTGCGCGGCAGGGCCATCACCGTGGACCTCGAGGGCGAGAGCATCCCCGCCATCGAAGGCGAGCCGGTGGCGTGCTCTCTCGTCGCCGCGGGCGAGCCCATGCTTGCCCGTTCCGTGAAGTACCACCGCCCTCGCGGGCCCTTCTGTTTCGCCGCCGCGTGTTCGCAGTGTCTGATGAGGGTGGATGGCCTGCCCAACGTCTACACCTGCCGCACCCCCGCGCGGGAAGGCATGAAGCTGGAGCGGCAGAACGCCTTCCCCTCCGCGAAGGTGGATGTGTTCGAGACCATCGACTGGTTCTTCCCCAAGGGGCTGGACCACCACGAGATGTTCGCGGGAGTCCCCGTCGCTGAGACGGTGATGGCCAAGGTCGCGCGCCAGCTCGCCGGCCTGGGCCTCCTGCCCAAGGAAGAAGCCCCTGTTCCTCCCCCTGCCCGCACGCTGCGCACCCGCGTGGCGGTGGTGGGCGCCGGCGCCGCGGGACTCGCCGCCTCGCGGGAGCTGACCGCGAGCGGCATCCCCTTCCTCCTGTTCGAGCGCGAGGACCACCTGGGTGGCCGGCTGGCCCATGGCGCTCCGGAGAAGGACGCTCCAGCCATCACGGACGCAGGTTCGCTCGCGAAGGACAGCGTCTTCACGCGCGCCACCGCGCTGGGCCTGTACGACGACGAGGACGGCCGCTACCTCGCGGTGGGGGCATGGGAGCCCGGCGGCGTGCGCCTCTTGAAGGTCTACGCGGAGCGCTTCCTGCTGACCCCGGGGGGCCACCCGCCCACCATTCCATTCGAGAACAACGACCTGCCCGGCGTCTACGCGGGCCGCGCGGCCAGCCTGCTGCTGCGGCAGTACGCCGTGGCCCCGGAGGTCGCAGCGCTCGTGGGCTGGGGCGATGAGCTGTACGGGCTGGCCCGCCTGCTGGAAGAGCACGGCGTGAAGGTGGCCGTGGTGGTGGACCTCCAGGGTTCACCGCCTTCGGGTGGACATCCGCTGGCGACGCGGGGCTCCGAGCCCAAGGCCCATGGCCTGCGGCACGTGAGCGCCTTCAGCTTCAGCACCTCCGACGGAAGCCGGCGGAAGGTGGACTGCGACGCGGTGCTGGTGTCCGTGCCGGTGAGCCCCAGCTTCGAGCTGGCGCGCCAGGGCGGAGCGAAGGTGTCGTTCGACGCGGGGCGAGGGTTGTTCCGGGTGGAGGCGGACGCGCAGGGCCGCACCGAGGCGCAGGACGTGTACGTCGCGGGGGATGTCACGGGTGGAGGCAACGCCCGGCAGGCCGCCGAGGCGGGACAGCGCGCGGCGCGGGCGCTGGTGGGAGGACTGTCATGAGCAAGTCGATGATCTGCTCGTGCGAGGACGTCACCGCGGACGATGTGCGGCACGCCGTCTCGCGCGGGTATTGCGACGTGGAGTCGGTGAAGCGGTACACCGGGTTCGGCACCGGCATCTGCCAGGGCAAGAGCTGCCTGTCGGCGGTGGCCTCGCTGTTGGAGAAGGAGAAGGCGCTCAAGGCCGACGCGGTGGTGCCCTTCACGCCCCGCCCGCCCCTGTTCCCCACGGAGCTGAGCCTGCTGGCCAGCGCCCCCGTGGACGAGTCGCTGCCACCCATTGGCGGCGTGCCCCAGGAAGTGGACGCCTTCCCCAAGGCGCTGCGGCCCGAGGGCCCCGTCCCCGCCAAGGCCAAGGTGGTCATCATCGGCGGCGGTGTCATGGGCCTGGCGCTCGCGTACAACCTGGCGCGCTCGGGTGAGACGGACGTGGTGGTGCTGGAGCGCGGCTACCTGTGCGCGGGCGCGTCCGGCCGCAACGGCGGCGGCGTGCGCATG is part of the Myxococcus landrumus genome and encodes:
- a CDS encoding polymer-forming cytoskeletal protein — encoded protein: MKISPRFLIPALLMGAPLSLAEPAQAPQSQTAPAAKSIDVSFRGSLRDALKTIANKGGLNLVVTGDLDVPAEVHLRGVTAEQALRTVARAYSLRLENDGAITTLRPMTPHEKEAQAQELSAPTSPAATPAAPASPAPPAPPEPPKSASETGEDVDALVNDALNGVDLESMHEVREQIREKLNQTRDEIKRSRRSGGRNVVARGQSLEVKEDQFVQSAVVYGGNLVVKGSVENDAVAFGGNLIIHGHVSGDAHAFGGNVILKNGASVEGDVSSFGGNVEREDETHVEGSINTFGGANIGRIVAGELKESLKEGLKESRNPRVERDHSSDDDDNDSGGGLASLILTFAVLFGLGFLGQMFVPNRMKLLGDEIRARPLQSGLTGLFGMLAMIPLTVVLCVTIIGIPAAVLLWMAAPLAVALGFAAVASEVGARIPVMRGRKTQAIVLALGLLVTLVVGSMPVIGIIISALVALVGLGAVIRTRFGYRPRGTGIPEPIHPHTEQPI
- a CDS encoding RNA polymerase sigma factor yields the protein MADDAVQLPWKADVQAARRGDPSAFETLVRSVQRQVYGLALRLLQSEAEAAEVSQEALLRAYQNLHRYDDSRPFDLWVLAITRNLCLDLLRRRTKVRTEELEPMKEVLPSGEASQEEGAIAREERQSLEDAMATLSVDDREVLALYYVQKRTTKEIAQILGCAPGTIMARLFRAREKLRKKMTTTEEASR
- a CDS encoding adenylate/guanylate cyclase domain-containing protein is translated as MSQVPAPFAPKSGQLRGPRLTGRFADGTLGEFPLGPLTSLGRHPSNTLRLVDREVSKEHATIERVGKDFVLKDLGSSNGTFVNGKRVKELRLRDGDEIALGASRLIFHSGEPAANPNAPTAPGVTVVAQSVSMPAFLAQMDQVPQNFRPVEQMTDVEALRRDYEKLRIAHEFHRQVGLQGSQTGLFEQILKVAFQLLAADHGVILKVAGDGEFIPAAVHHRTGKPVNVMLSDTVLKRVVETGKAVLTADAIIDERFSAAESIVAQGIRSAMAVPLMVNSKIQAVLFLDSRQQINAFSEKDLNILSGIASQASIALENAALGEQIRAEAVTRAELSRFLSKAVADAVISGETEDLRQSRLAEVSCLFADIRGFTTISENESPQEVVSMLNMFFSSMADVVFRYEGNLDKFIGDCVMAVWGPPLSHPDDAARALRAALEMQDAVEGINRQRVEAGKAPIEVGIGINTGQAVVGYMGSAERHEFTAIGDTVNTASRLCGMAKSGEVLASETTVRKAGAGFDVEELPALTVKGKEKAVPTYRVHGVEYTTAASPRRA
- a CDS encoding 2Fe-2S iron-sulfur cluster-binding protein gives rise to the protein MRRLPDASLRGRAITVDLEGESIPAIEGEPVACSLVAAGEPMLARSVKYHRPRGPFCFAAACSQCLMRVDGLPNVYTCRTPAREGMKLERQNAFPSAKVDVFETIDWFFPKGLDHHEMFAGVPVAETVMAKVARQLAGLGLLPKEEAPVPPPARTLRTRVAVVGAGAAGLAASRELTASGIPFLLFEREDHLGGRLAHGAPEKDAPAITDAGSLAKDSVFTRATALGLYDDEDGRYLAVGAWEPGGVRLLKVYAERFLLTPGGHPPTIPFENNDLPGVYAGRAASLLLRQYAVAPEVAALVGWGDELYGLARLLEEHGVKVAVVVDLQGSPPSGGHPLATRGSEPKAHGLRHVSAFSFSTSDGSRRKVDCDAVLVSVPVSPSFELARQGGAKVSFDAGRGLFRVEADAQGRTEAQDVYVAGDVTGGGNARQAAEAGQRAARALVGGLS
- the truD gene encoding tRNA pseudouridine(13) synthase TruD, encoding MRIKQKPEDFSVKESYRFDEVSGGRFRVYLMDKQKLSTFDAVTRLRDAFGLRPGAISYCGLKDKQGRTEQLIAVDGADVDMQEPDLRLKYLGRTNKALSSANITSNRFSVTVRSLGPESLGPLNVAAAEVNRLGVVNYFDSQRFGSLKHGQGFIAKDLIRGDFEAALHNFLAKPSDLDRSEDAKVKAFWRDNWGKWDSRVPFEGTKKYHRVLRSLREEPKDFTRAFLQIDADYRAMQLFTYQSYLWNEGVRRYLQILLPRESLFPMRYQAGTLLFHRDADPETLRVLRDATFPLLAPDSHFTDPKVEEAVRWVLGREKLQLSDLTIPGAERMLFFKHEERPVLSFPHKLVIGRAQPDELNRGHIKSNVAFTLPPGAYATLVVKRLFHFEYAEDTPEEIRASQRPKLVELEQAEAAPSSRRGPPVRESRTSTRDSRAPQREGRAPQREGRAPPRETRGSARDGAERAPASKTSTRATASKAPAKVALKVEVQVEEKAPAVPLGFREKQRQRKAAREVARAETAAKRPKSRKK